The Flavobacterium psychrotrophum region AAAACATATCAGCCGGTTACAACAATCGTACTAAAAAACACGTTATCTTTGCAGTAATCAATCGTGCCCTCATCAGGCATTAATAATTATCATCATCAAAAACGAAGTGAATCATGTTGAAACAATTTTTTATCACCTGCTCCGGGGCCGATAAGCAGCTTATCTACTCCTGTTCTAACGGAGAACAAAACAAGTATGCCGGTATAGGCGCCACCGTTTTCTTTACTGCATTGCTCGCCTGGATAGCATCTTCCTATGCGCTGTATACCGTGTTTGACAATGTATATACAGCCACCTTTTTCGGGTTGGTTTGGGGCTTGCTTATTTTTAACCTCGACCGTTTTATAGTATCAACCATCCGCAAGCGCGATAGGTTTAGTTCAGAGCTTTTGCAGGCTACACCGCGCATTATACTGGCAGTTATTATTGCCATTGTAATTTCTAAGCCGCTTGAAATAAAGATATTCGAGAAAGAAATTAATGCCCAACTGCTTAAGGAAAAGAATGAAATGGCCATTGCCAATAAAAAGCAGGTAGCTACTTTCTTTAAAACAGATCTTGACAAAAATAAAGCCCAAACCGATAGCCTGCGTAGTGAGATAAACAAAAAGGATAAAGAGGTTAAGTCGCTTTATAACTCCTATATTACCGAAGCCGAAGGTTCTGCCGGTACTAAGAAAATGGGTAAAGGCCCTATTTATAAAGAAAAGCGCGATAAGCACGATGCTGCCCTTAAAGAGCTCGATAGCCTTAAGAAACGTAACGAAGCCAAAATAGCTGAAAATGAAAAAGCAGGTAAAACCCTGCAAACTGACCTTGATAAAAAGGTAGCCGATACACAACCGGTTATTGAAGGTTTTGACGGACTTATGGCCCGCATAAATGCGCTGAACAAGCTGCCGTTTTTACCATCGCTGTTTATTATGCTGCTTTTCTTAGCCATAGAAACATCGCCTATTATTGCCAAGCTGCTTTCGCCAAAAGGGGAGTATGATTTTAAGCTTGAGGATAATGAGGCTGCGGTACGCACTAACCTGGCACAAAATACCCACCAGCGAGAACTGCTGCAAAGCACCGATGCCGGTATTTATGATGATGTATATGCCGAGATACGCAACGATCGCGGACTTTATGACTACAAGAAAAAGAAAGCCATCGAAATGCTGGAGTTGCAAGCCGACCGTTTTAGCGAAAAGCAAAAAGGGGTAATGTAATGCAAATCGAAGATTTGCGACTAAAAAATGTTTAGGGTTTAGAGTTTGTTGTTCAGGTTGTTTACAGAACTACAAACTCTAAACCATGAACAACAAACTATTGAGCAGATTCATTCTTATTTGCCAGCTGCCCGCAGGCGGCATCAATATCCTTACCACGGCTGCGGCGCACTTTTGCCACAATATCATTACGCTCTAAGGCGCGAATGTAGGCATCTATTGTTTCGGCGTCAGCCTGCTGAAACTCGCCGTCATCAATAGGGTTATATTCGATAAGGTTTACTTTGCAGGGCACATATTTGCAAAATTTTACAAAAGCATCAATATCTACCTTACGGTCGTTAATGCCTTTCCATACCACGTACTCATAAGTAACGCGGCTTTTAGTTTTGCTATACCAGTACTCTAAAGATTCGCGCAGGTCTTTCAGCGGAAAGTTTTCGCTAAACGGCATGATCTTGCTGCGCACTTCATCAATAGCAGAGTGCAGTGATACTGCAAGCTTAAATTTCACCTCGTCATCGGCCAGTTTCTTTATCATCTTTGGTAACCCTGATGTAGAAACCGTAATACGCTTGGCGCTCATGCCAAGCCCTTCCGGAGAGGTAATTTTTTCTATCGCCTTTAATACATTATTATAGTTCATAAGCGGTTCGCCCATGCCCATAAATACAATATTACTCAGCGGGCGGTTATGGTACAGGCGGCTTTCTGCATCTATGGCAGCTACCTGGTCATAAATTTCGTCGGGGTTAAGGTTGCGCATGCGCTTAAGGCGTGCAGTGGCACAAAAGTTACAGTCAAGGCTGCAACCCACCTGGCTCGATACACAGGCTGTTGTGCGGGTTTCGGTAGGTATAAGCACGCTTTCTACCACCAGGCCATCGTGCAGGCGTACCGCATTTTTTACAGTACCATCGGTACTTTGCTGCATCTCATCTACATGAATGTGGTTAATTACAAAATTATCCTCCAGCATCTGGCGGGTAGTTTTGCCGATACTAGTCATGTCTTCAAATTTATGCGCACGCTTTTGCCACAACCACTCATATACCTGGTTGCCACGGAAAGCCTTGTCTCCATTTGCTACAAAAAAATCGCGTAACTGGTCTTTTGTAAGCGCCCTAATATCTCTTTTCTCCGTTTGCATGGCGCAAAGGTAGTAAGTATTTAGCAAACATTATAATACCGTGTTGCTTTCGCCCATGCAAACGGATTATAAAAAAATAAGCCACGAATTACGCTAATTTCACAGACTTGTGTAATTGGAGAAATTCGTGGCGAAAATTCTAATAAATGTTATGTACTTCCTATGGTCGATAACACGGAAATTCTCTGTGTAACAGCTATAAGGCTACTTACTGCTTAAGCAATTTAAATACAGCAGTTTTACCGTTGGTGTCTGCAATCTTTAAAAGATAAATGCCTGTAGCATTACCGCTAAGGTTAATAGAGGCGTTTGTGCCGTTTATGCTTCCGTGGCCTACTTCCTGCCCAAGCGCATTGTAAATGCTGTAAGCGGGTGCCATGCCAGATGTATTGTTTATCTTAAAAATACCTGCTGATGGGTTAGGGTAAACGCTTATTGCGTTTTGCAATTCGTGTCCTGCTGTAGCTAAAGCATTCTTTAGCGTAAAGGTAACCGCATCTGAAGACCCAAAGCTGCCTCCGCGGGCTATTTCAGTGCCATTTGCGGTAGTAAGCCTGTAACTTCCGTTACCGTATGAACAGCATATACCATCATTTTCTTCATCATATATGGTAAAAGTGTAGCAGCCTTCGTTAGTAAGGTTAAAGGTTTCTGTAACGGTTTCAAAACCGGTATAACCTTCTCCATTGTATAATACTGTGCCTGTACCATCGGTAAGTTCCCAACTTGTTTCATTGCCATAACCATCTGTAGTAAGGGTAAAGTTAACATTGGTTACTTCATATTCTAATGCAACAAATGCTTGCGAGGCTGTGTTGTCTGCGGTATGTTCATCTGCAACCCCGTTAGGGTTAACAATTGTTACTGTAAAGTCGTTGTTGCCTACTTCTGTACCTACGCTGGTAAGGTTCACAATTTCGCTTTGCCCTGTGGCAAGGTTACCATTCCAGTAAATCACATTTCCCGGGGTATTGCCATTTACTGTGTAATGAATTTCTGCAATGGTAAGATTGTTTGTGCCCTTATTGGTAAGTCGTATTTGAGGCGCAAAATAACCTTCACATACTTCAAGGCGCAAATCTGTAATAGTAACTTTTGCATCAACGGCATATAACTGTGCCGGTGGGTAGTAATCTAACGTAAGCGCGCCTGTATTGGCAGGATCCAGCCAGTCGCTTAATCTTGTTGCTGCGGTAGTGCCGTTATCCCACGATTTGTCGAAACGCCCGTAAGCATCAAATTCGCCATTGTCACTGGTACCATCACAAGCAGAGTTTCCTCCGTACAGCTGGCCGCGCAGGCGGCCGTTATTGTCGTATAGGGGCGAGCCCGATGACCCACCTTCGGTAACGCCAAGGTCCCAGTCTTCGATTCTCCAAAAGTAATCTTCTGTAGCAAGCGGGCCAAAATCGCGACACGCTTTCATAATATCGCCCGCAGGGTGGTGTATACCAAAAACTGACTCCGGTGCTTCCGGTGTCCTGTCCCAGCCTGCATATATAAGATCCCAGGCAGATGGTATGTTTGCAGTTATTTGCAGTAAACAAAAATCGCTGTCAGCCTTACGTGCCTTTAATGTTGCACCACTTGTAGTCTGGTAAAAGTTTGGGGTATTGCTGGTGCTGTTTTCTGTACCGGCACATACCGGGTTAGGGCTAATCCAGTTAAAACGGAATGCCCATTGCGATGGGTTGCTGTAGCAGTGGTTAGCCGTTAAAAAGTATGGTGTGCCGTCATTAGCCGTGTTGTTTACAAGGCTTCCGGTACAAAAACCTGAATTATCTGTTATAATAAGCGCAACGGCTTTTTTATTAATGTCTTTAAGGCCATCGATATCGTCCATATAACAATCTACATCATAGTTACAGGCGCCTGATGTATTAAGGCCGTCATCCGGAGATTTTGTAAAGCCTTCATCCTGGGTGCGGTATCCGTGTACTACTTTGAATATTTCAAGTTTCCCTTGTCCGGCAACGGCTTTAGGCTCATAATATTCTATCCAGATGTCCTGGCCTTTTACCAGCCATGTACCCAGTACATGTTCAGGGTTGTTTTGTTTATCATCATAAGCACCCAGCAAGTCAGTATGCGCATTGTTATACAGGTACACATTAGCGCCCTGCGGCATATAGAAATCGCTGAATAAGAAGTTCATGGTTTTGGCTCCCGCCGATGTAAAGCGTATACGCCATATTCTGTCGCCATTAGGTAAATCTGTCCAGCTACCGGCATTGGCAAGGTTGTAGTCTACTAAAAATTCTTTACCAAAACGCCACGGCTTGTTTTTTCCTATGTCGTTTATGGCATCTTCAGCCTGAAGGGTTTTCAGGTCAAAAGCCGGCATTTCAATGGCAGCCGGTTTTTCTGCACCATTTAATTTCCAGCTTAATGGTTTGCCCTCATTGCTTACCTGCGCAAGCAGGCTAAAGGCAGAAAATAAAGTTATAAGCGTAATTTTATACTTCATGGGTTACTTTTTATGGCGGTAAAAGTAGTTTTTTTTGTTATAAATAAGTAAAGCTTATTGTGATATTGTTAAATAAAGGATTGTGTTGGATAAGATTGATAACCCCGTTCTTTATTACCTTTGCAAAAATATTTTTACGATGCACACCCTTTTTGAAGAATTTGAAGACTACGCAGCACGCCATAGTGCCGATGAACCTGAATTACTACAGGAACTTGACCGCGAAACCTACCAAAAAACATTGCAGCCGCGCATGATAAGCGGGCATTTTCAGGGGCGTGTGCTGAGCATGATAAGCAAGCTTGCCAACCCAAAGCATATTTTAGAGATAGGTACCTTTACCGGTTATGCTACGCTATGCCTTGCCGAAGGATTACAGGCAGGAGGGAGCATTGATACGCTTGATAATAATGAGGAACTGTTTAGCCTGCAAAAAAAATATTTTGATAAAAGCCAGTGGGCAGGGCAGATAACGCAGCATTTAGGAAATGCGCTGGATATTATCCCTACGCTGGATAAGAAGTTTGACCTTGTGTTTATAGATGCCGATAAGCCTAATTATCCTAATTACTGGAATGTGGTAGTACCCATGATGAACAAAGGCGGTATTATACTTTCTGACAACGTATTGTGGAGCGGAAAAGTGCTCGAGCCCTTAAAGCCAAACGATAAAAGCACCCGTATTTTATTAGAATACAATAAAATGGTAAAGGAAGACGTACGTACAGAAACCGTTTTACTACCTATTAGAGACGGGCTCACTGTTAGTAGGGTTGTCTAAATTTTCATGCTGAGGGAAGTAACGATCCCTTAAGTACACATAAAGCTTTAGGATAAGCCAGCCGGTAAACAGCCCGTAAAGGTAACCGCACAATATGTCGCCGGGGTAGTGCAGCCCAAGGTAAATGCGGCTGTATGCAAATATCAGCGGCCATAAAAAGAAAAAGCCAATATGCTTAAGGTAAGGATGCAATACTCGATACGTAAAAAATGCCACTGCCATAGAGTTGCTGGCATGACCTGATATAAAACTGAACGAATGCCTTTTTTGAACCGCCCTTATAATGCCTGCAATTTCAGGGTTATTACCGGGGCGTAAGCGTTGCACTGTATTTTTAATAAGGTTTGTAGTTTGGTCTGTAAATAATACAAGCAAAGCTATTAACCCTACTACCATTAGGGCATGTTTATAGCCAAGGCGTTTAAAAGCAAGGTAAAGCACCAATGCAAAAACAGGTATCCAGCTTATTTGTTTTGTAATTATGCCCCATACAGGATCCCAGGTTTCAGATCCAAAGCCGTTAAGCCATACAAAAAGTTCGCGGTCTAGTGCGCTTAGTTTTTCAAGCATATTATTTAATACGTTTTATAGGGCCGGACATATCTTCGATATCTTCTTTTACCTTGTCGATCTCATTCTTTATTTCATTGGTGGTGTCAGAATTGCCTATCTCGGTAAACGATTTTTTAATACCGTCTATATCGGCACTTTTATGAATCTCGCTTTTAATATCGTTAGTGGCATTTTTAAGCTGCTGCATACCTTTGCCCAGTGTGCGTGCAATTTCAGGAATTTTATCGCTCCCAAAAAGCATTAGCGCCACAAGGACAATTAAAAACATTTCGCCGCCTCCTATTCCAAACATAATCAAAAAATTTAATACACAAAGTTAATTATAAATACGTGTTAATGGCAGATTAGGATGTTGTTTTAATGTTTTTTTAAGCGTGTTGGAGTTTAAAATAAGAAGCCCATCCGTATTAAAGGATGGGCTTAAATTATTTTCGGGTAAAAAAGATTACTGTTTTACCACCTTTTGGGTTAGCGTTCCTGAAGCTGTTTGCGCCGAAACAAAGTACACACCGCAGTTTAAGTGGGCTATGTTAATATCGTTTCCTTTAGCACTAAGCACATTTCTGCCGGCGGCATCAGTAATGATAACATCAGTAATATCTGTATTGCCGGTAAAGTGTAGTACATTATTAACAGGGTTTGGCGCTATGCTGATTTTTAAGGCAGTAAAGTTTTCTGACGACAATGTCAAGTCATAATAGCTTTCTATAGACTGCTGCGTTTCATTTACGCCCAATGTTGCGCTGTTTACTGTTGCTGTAAGTGTCCTGAATACAGGGCCGGTAGTAAGACCTTCGTTATAGTAGCTATACATTACCTGATGTAGCGTAGCCAATGGTATAGGTATACCCGCTAAGTACAGGTTAAGGTCCTGCTCTATTTTAAGGCGTGTTACTGATATTACAATTGGCATACCTGCCGAAAAGTAGGTTATAATGCCATAAGCATCTACAGATGTTGTAGCATCGCCGGAAAAAGTACCTGTTATGGCTGTATCGTTTAGGTTACCGGAAAAAGTACCCGCAACGGTATCATCTGTTGCAGTTGCTCCAAAAGATTTAGGGAACGTACCCAGGTTAAGGTTATTGGTGCTGTAATTTAACAGCATTCCTGATGCGGTAGCTGCCGTAACACCTACCTGCCCGTTTACAGCATTGGCAAGGAAAAACTGTGTGGTGGCAAAATCGCCTGTGGTTTCTACCA contains the following coding sequences:
- a CDS encoding DUF4407 domain-containing protein, whose product is MLKQFFITCSGADKQLIYSCSNGEQNKYAGIGATVFFTALLAWIASSYALYTVFDNVYTATFFGLVWGLLIFNLDRFIVSTIRKRDRFSSELLQATPRIILAVIIAIVISKPLEIKIFEKEINAQLLKEKNEMAIANKKQVATFFKTDLDKNKAQTDSLRSEINKKDKEVKSLYNSYITEAEGSAGTKKMGKGPIYKEKRDKHDAALKELDSLKKRNEAKIAENEKAGKTLQTDLDKKVADTQPVIEGFDGLMARINALNKLPFLPSLFIMLLFLAIETSPIIAKLLSPKGEYDFKLEDNEAAVRTNLAQNTHQRELLQSTDAGIYDDVYAEIRNDRGLYDYKKKKAIEMLELQADRFSEKQKGVM
- a CDS encoding O-methyltransferase encodes the protein MHTLFEEFEDYAARHSADEPELLQELDRETYQKTLQPRMISGHFQGRVLSMISKLANPKHILEIGTFTGYATLCLAEGLQAGGSIDTLDNNEELFSLQKKYFDKSQWAGQITQHLGNALDIIPTLDKKFDLVFIDADKPNYPNYWNVVVPMMNKGGIILSDNVLWSGKVLEPLKPNDKSTRILLEYNKMVKEDVRTETVLLPIRDGLTVSRVV
- the rlmN gene encoding 23S rRNA (adenine(2503)-C(2))-methyltransferase RlmN; protein product: MQTEKRDIRALTKDQLRDFFVANGDKAFRGNQVYEWLWQKRAHKFEDMTSIGKTTRQMLEDNFVINHIHVDEMQQSTDGTVKNAVRLHDGLVVESVLIPTETRTTACVSSQVGCSLDCNFCATARLKRMRNLNPDEIYDQVAAIDAESRLYHNRPLSNIVFMGMGEPLMNYNNVLKAIEKITSPEGLGMSAKRITVSTSGLPKMIKKLADDEVKFKLAVSLHSAIDEVRSKIMPFSENFPLKDLRESLEYWYSKTKSRVTYEYVVWKGINDRKVDIDAFVKFCKYVPCKVNLIEYNPIDDGEFQQADAETIDAYIRALERNDIVAKVRRSRGKDIDAACGQLANKNESAQ
- a CDS encoding phosphatase PAP2 family protein, with translation MLEKLSALDRELFVWLNGFGSETWDPVWGIITKQISWIPVFALVLYLAFKRLGYKHALMVVGLIALLVLFTDQTTNLIKNTVQRLRPGNNPEIAGIIRAVQKRHSFSFISGHASNSMAVAFFTYRVLHPYLKHIGFFFLWPLIFAYSRIYLGLHYPGDILCGYLYGLFTGWLILKLYVYLRDRYFPQHENLDNPTNSEPVSNR
- a CDS encoding T9SS type A sorting domain-containing protein, which codes for MKYKITLITLFSAFSLLAQVSNEGKPLSWKLNGAEKPAAIEMPAFDLKTLQAEDAINDIGKNKPWRFGKEFLVDYNLANAGSWTDLPNGDRIWRIRFTSAGAKTMNFLFSDFYMPQGANVYLYNNAHTDLLGAYDDKQNNPEHVLGTWLVKGQDIWIEYYEPKAVAGQGKLEIFKVVHGYRTQDEGFTKSPDDGLNTSGACNYDVDCYMDDIDGLKDINKKAVALIITDNSGFCTGSLVNNTANDGTPYFLTANHCYSNPSQWAFRFNWISPNPVCAGTENSTSNTPNFYQTTSGATLKARKADSDFCLLQITANIPSAWDLIYAGWDRTPEAPESVFGIHHPAGDIMKACRDFGPLATEDYFWRIEDWDLGVTEGGSSGSPLYDNNGRLRGQLYGGNSACDGTSDNGEFDAYGRFDKSWDNGTTAATRLSDWLDPANTGALTLDYYPPAQLYAVDAKVTITDLRLEVCEGYFAPQIRLTNKGTNNLTIAEIHYTVNGNTPGNVIYWNGNLATGQSEIVNLTSVGTEVGNNDFTVTIVNPNGVADEHTADNTASQAFVALEYEVTNVNFTLTTDGYGNETSWELTDGTGTVLYNGEGYTGFETVTETFNLTNEGCYTFTIYDEENDGICCSYGNGSYRLTTANGTEIARGGSFGSSDAVTFTLKNALATAGHELQNAISVYPNPSAGIFKINNTSGMAPAYSIYNALGQEVGHGSINGTNASINLSGNATGIYLLKIADTNGKTAVFKLLKQ
- a CDS encoding Sec-independent protein translocase subunit TatA/TatB; amino-acid sequence: MFGIGGGEMFLIVLVALMLFGSDKIPEIARTLGKGMQQLKNATNDIKSEIHKSADIDGIKKSFTEIGNSDTTNEIKNEIDKVKEDIEDMSGPIKRIK
- a CDS encoding T9SS type A sorting domain-containing protein; this translates as MKKTLLSALLLAAVGASAQTVNSFYTVSTGVTDYYLAESDPAINETPTGADASWTFPGLSNYGNSHTSVLAATTEQSTAYPGTTSVVETTGDFATTQFFLANAVNGQVGVTAATASGMLLNYSTNNLNLGTFPKSFGATATDDTVAGTFSGNLNDTAITGTFSGDATTSVDAYGIITYFSAGMPIVISVTRLKIEQDLNLYLAGIPIPLATLHQVMYSYYNEGLTTGPVFRTLTATVNSATLGVNETQQSIESYYDLTLSSENFTALKISIAPNPVNNVLHFTGNTDITDVIITDAAGRNVLSAKGNDINIAHLNCGVYFVSAQTASGTLTQKVVKQ